A section of the Bacteroidales bacterium genome encodes:
- a CDS encoding ATP-binding cassette domain-containing protein, which produces MNETVFTLAQHLAILLESEVQEEQTVSVHHYFSRMGVKHGSLPEMTDESDKLEKICIEINNTLSNTQKIYLLLLIQDALLNFHDNSVFNSRLRSVYEQIGIDTDLIDKFRTFFSQENVFGITSSEYLLISPQDAVDNEMLEGRWIEDNVPRGRAVSGNFTLNQIRGHLLVMFVDSIRSYVVRCIDNHEKVFDQDTMSYCRFRLLKPGTELSIDGVPVLTFSDIKSRFLQLNEKRELTFAIDRVQYVNNKGVKEIHSLTSRETTGQLIGIVGREGVGKSTLLKLLAGKFKPTTGSITINGYDLWKNKYLLKGIIGFIPEEDLLLEDLTVADNLSLTARLFYSNLGKKEIDDKVNALLSQIDLIEIKHIVVGKPDNKMIQPGQRRLINIALELLREPQILLVDNALSGLGMSDANKVIKVLHDYSFSGNLVITSISQVDSETFLLFDKIWIIDQGGYPVYNGPVKSASAYLLKNLKLNYPGNEVTDPARLLDWLNYRLPDKEAHVWNRVNEPQSWHNIYLREQALHDSGLVARTRLPARILKIPNLEIQLLIFSIRNFKCKFSKLNEIIKALIVGPLAAIVIGWLFHTADGSVYTYFANKNIPVYQFVSVVIAIFLGLSASIDEIIREKNILEKEEYQEFSRFSYLNSKILYLFPVLAVQILLYVMCGNYILGIKGMFTIYWIVLFSATCFGALLGLTVSAAVTSRHSLYKAVIPLVIGLQLLLGGGLITFERLNLGDHRYTPFLGDLMVSRWGYEALAVEQFRKNEYEKLIYPIDKKLDQASFYFFHAVPQMERAFASCFSGNRDTAINNLAFLKHEMERASKVSGALPFEYLNQMPDMIKKEELAQEVNGYLSTYLTSYFSDQYDTLNKAKSRLMQHLNDSIGADKLKDMMTSFHNAAIEHVVVNKNSEKVFRIVDNTIVRNTGMIYDTPTSSWGRAALFSPVKIFQNQETETLWFNIAVIWFFTSICYIWVLFDFSGTFSRTFRLNKR; this is translated from the coding sequence ATGAACGAAACTGTTTTCACACTTGCCCAACATCTAGCCATTTTGCTTGAATCTGAAGTTCAGGAGGAACAGACTGTTTCGGTGCATCACTATTTTTCAAGGATGGGTGTCAAGCATGGATCTCTTCCTGAAATGACTGATGAATCAGACAAACTTGAAAAGATATGCATTGAAATAAACAATACCCTCAGCAACACGCAAAAAATTTATCTTCTGCTTCTGATTCAGGATGCCCTTTTAAATTTTCACGACAACAGTGTTTTTAATAGTAGATTGAGATCGGTTTACGAGCAGATAGGGATTGATACCGATCTCATTGACAAATTCAGAACCTTTTTCAGCCAGGAAAATGTTTTTGGCATCACTTCAAGTGAATATTTGCTGATTTCTCCGCAGGATGCCGTGGATAATGAGATGCTTGAAGGACGCTGGATTGAAGACAACGTACCACGGGGACGGGCAGTGTCGGGAAACTTTACACTGAACCAGATAAGAGGGCATCTGCTTGTTATGTTCGTCGACTCCATCCGGAGTTATGTGGTCCGTTGCATTGATAATCATGAAAAGGTTTTTGACCAGGATACAATGTCTTATTGCCGGTTCCGGTTGCTTAAACCCGGAACCGAACTCAGTATTGACGGTGTTCCGGTACTTACCTTTTCGGATATCAAAAGCCGTTTTCTGCAATTGAATGAAAAACGCGAGCTTACCTTTGCAATCGACAGGGTTCAATACGTAAATAATAAAGGAGTAAAAGAAATACATTCGCTGACCTCTCGTGAAACAACCGGGCAGCTGATCGGAATTGTAGGTCGTGAAGGTGTCGGAAAAAGTACACTTCTTAAACTGCTGGCCGGTAAATTCAAACCAACAACAGGCAGCATTACAATCAACGGGTATGATTTGTGGAAAAACAAATACCTGCTAAAGGGAATCATAGGTTTTATTCCTGAAGAGGACCTGCTCCTTGAAGATCTGACAGTGGCGGATAATCTTTCGCTAACGGCCCGGCTTTTTTACAGTAACCTGGGCAAGAAGGAAATTGACGATAAGGTAAACGCACTTCTCAGCCAGATTGATCTGATCGAGATCAAACATATTGTTGTGGGCAAACCCGATAATAAAATGATACAACCCGGTCAGCGCCGGTTGATCAATATAGCCCTGGAACTGTTGCGTGAACCGCAGATTCTCCTGGTTGACAACGCTCTTTCAGGCCTCGGTATGTCAGATGCCAATAAAGTGATCAAGGTACTGCACGACTATTCCTTTTCCGGAAATCTTGTTATCACTTCCATCAGCCAGGTCGACAGCGAAACTTTTCTTTTGTTTGACAAGATCTGGATAATCGACCAGGGCGGGTATCCTGTATATAATGGACCGGTAAAATCAGCATCTGCCTATCTGCTTAAAAATCTTAAACTGAATTACCCGGGTAACGAAGTAACCGATCCGGCCCGATTACTGGATTGGCTCAATTACAGGTTACCGGATAAAGAAGCTCACGTATGGAACAGGGTTAATGAACCTCAGTCGTGGCATAACATTTACCTGCGGGAACAGGCGCTCCATGACAGCGGACTTGTGGCACGGACAAGACTTCCTGCCCGGATTCTTAAAATACCGAACCTTGAAATCCAGCTGCTTATTTTTTCAATCCGCAATTTTAAGTGCAAGTTTTCGAAACTGAATGAAATCATTAAGGCACTCATAGTTGGTCCTCTTGCTGCAATAGTGATAGGCTGGCTTTTCCACACGGCGGATGGCTCTGTATATACATATTTTGCCAATAAAAACATCCCGGTTTACCAGTTTGTCAGCGTGGTGATCGCCATCTTTCTTGGTCTTTCAGCCAGCATTGATGAAATAATAAGGGAAAAGAATATACTGGAGAAGGAAGAATACCAGGAATTCAGCCGGTTCAGTTACCTGAATTCAAAAATTCTGTATTTATTTCCTGTCCTTGCGGTGCAGATTCTTTTGTATGTGATGTGCGGTAATTATATTCTCGGCATTAAAGGGATGTTTACCATTTACTGGATTGTGCTGTTTAGTGCGACCTGCTTTGGTGCATTACTGGGACTAACTGTTTCGGCAGCGGTTACCAGCAGGCATTCGTTATATAAAGCCGTTATTCCGTTGGTGATCGGACTTCAGTTACTTTTGGGCGGAGGACTCATCACATTTGAAAGACTTAACCTTGGCGATCACCGGTATACGCCATTCCTTGGTGATCTCATGGTTTCACGCTGGGGTTATGAAGCTCTTGCAGTGGAACAATTCAGGAAAAACGAGTACGAAAAACTTATTTACCCGATAGACAAAAAACTCGACCAGGCATCTTTCTATTTTTTTCATGCTGTTCCTCAAATGGAAAGGGCTTTTGCTTCCTGTTTTTCAGGAAACAGGGATACTGCGATAAACAACCTGGCTTTTTTAAAGCATGAAATGGAACGAGCCTCCAAGGTCTCAGGAGCCCTTCCGTTTGAGTACCTAAACCAGATGCCCGACATGATCAAAAAAGAAGAGCTTGCGCAGGAAGTGAACGGTTACCTCTCCACTTACCTTACATCCTATTTCAGTGATCAGTATGATACGCTGAATAAGGCTAAGTCCAGGCTGATGCAGCATCTTAACGATTCAATCGGTGCCGATAAACTGAAAGATATGATGACGTCTTTTCATAATGCAGCCATCGAACATGTGGTTGTAAACAAGAATAGTGAAAAAGTGTTCCGTATTGTTGACAATACTATAGTCAGGAATACAGGAATGATATACGATACACCCACATCCTCGTGGGGCAGGGCTGCCTTGTTCAGTCCTGTCAAAATCTTTCAGAACCAGGAAACTGAAACACTCTGGTTTAACATAGCAGTTATCTGGTTTTTCACTTCAATTTGCTACATCTGGGTACTGTTTGATTTTTCCGGGACTTTTTCAAGGACATTCCGTTTAAATAAACGCTGA
- a CDS encoding glycoside hydrolase family 3 N-terminal domain-containing protein encodes MNRYLLRSVLIVCFAVVIIVFTRSIPENRLNDKETGLPKVKADPEFLKAPSTWVDSMLDSMSIEERIAQLVMVAAYSNNNIGNEAEITRLIRENKIGGIVFFQGTPYHQAELTNYYQSLSETPLLIGMDAENGLAMRLDSTIRYPSQMMLGAVEDDRLIFDMGVQIARQMKRLGVHINFAPVVDVNNNPCNPVINRRSFGEDLETVSRKSLFYMIGLENGGILAVAKHFPGHGDTETDSHKDIPVINQSRERLDSLELKPFRELIFNGLSGVMTAHLSVPAIDPAENMPSSLSGLVVDSLLKKQMGFKGLVFTDALNMRAITRYYKPLEAAQMALEAGNDILLMPEDVQDVIKDLARKVRNKKIDQALIDAKCRKVLSAKYWAGLNHYRPIILSNLTKDLNKPEYVLLQQKLTELAITLLQNENSILPLKRLDTLKIASVVLSSEKDTAFSDALNLYMPVKKFFLDGKDIRKTDSVYHELRKYNLVIASVHGNSVSPANQYGISDTLITIADSLSSGYKVILDLFTSPYTISRFTNLDKVKGLIVSYENSAQVQNRSAQAIFGAAGINGTLPVSCESWKAIKSGIPMAGCGRLKFTIPLEVGMSQDTLDKIDAIIQKAMDYQAFPGCEVVVARKGKVILNKTWGYHEYNHNRPVKSSDLYDLASVTKVAATTQAMMHLVDEGCVGINQKLSAYLPYLEKTNKKNLYVADVLLHQSGLQPFIQFYFDTEEPVFKGNILVAPSLSDVNPIKIGNGQYLNRYTQFKNNIISRKPSGQFPYCVADNIYICKSWPDTMYNGISASPLREKKEYVYSDLGFILLRQMIDTITRVPFDRLVDSLFYRRLGAGSLCFNPLHRFDMDEIAPTEDDQLFRHQLVHGYVHDPRAAMFGGISGHAGLFGNAVDLAKLFQMMLNGGEYASERYLGEKTIELFTKDRMGIKGSRRGLGFDKPEPDVTKASPACRSASDLSYGHTGFTGTMIWVDPAYDLVYIFLSNRVYPNAENNRIIEMNVRTDVQQVLYNAIMEK; translated from the coding sequence ATGAACAGGTATTTATTGAGGTCGGTATTGATAGTGTGTTTTGCGGTTGTTATCATTGTTTTTACCCGGTCGATTCCCGAAAACCGGCTAAACGACAAGGAGACAGGCTTACCCAAAGTCAAGGCGGATCCTGAATTTCTCAAAGCGCCCTCAACCTGGGTAGATTCAATGCTCGACTCAATGAGCATTGAAGAACGTATTGCCCAATTGGTAATGGTGGCAGCGTATTCGAATAACAACATAGGGAATGAAGCTGAAATAACCCGGCTGATCCGTGAAAACAAGATAGGTGGCATTGTTTTTTTCCAGGGCACACCATATCACCAGGCAGAACTTACCAATTACTACCAGTCGCTTTCAGAAACTCCGCTGTTGATCGGAATGGATGCCGAGAACGGTCTGGCCATGAGGCTTGACAGTACTATTCGCTACCCCAGCCAGATGATGCTCGGTGCGGTTGAAGACGACCGGCTGATCTTTGATATGGGCGTTCAGATTGCACGGCAAATGAAGCGGCTCGGTGTTCATATCAATTTTGCACCGGTTGTTGATGTAAACAATAACCCCTGTAACCCGGTGATTAATCGCAGGTCGTTTGGTGAAGACCTTGAAACAGTGAGCCGGAAATCACTTTTTTATATGATCGGGCTTGAGAACGGAGGCATCCTGGCAGTTGCCAAGCATTTTCCCGGTCACGGTGACACTGAAACCGATTCCCATAAGGATATACCTGTCATTAACCAGTCGCGCGAGCGTCTCGACAGCCTGGAGTTAAAGCCTTTCAGGGAACTGATATTTAATGGACTTTCGGGTGTAATGACAGCACATTTAAGTGTTCCGGCGATTGACCCGGCTGAGAACATGCCGTCCTCGCTTTCCGGACTCGTTGTGGATTCCCTGTTAAAAAAGCAAATGGGTTTCAAAGGGCTTGTTTTTACGGATGCATTGAACATGCGGGCGATAACCAGGTATTATAAACCGCTCGAAGCCGCACAGATGGCGCTGGAAGCAGGGAACGATATACTGCTGATGCCTGAGGACGTGCAGGATGTGATCAAAGATCTCGCCCGCAAAGTCAGGAATAAAAAGATAGACCAGGCTCTGATTGACGCCAAATGCAGGAAAGTATTGTCGGCGAAATACTGGGCCGGATTAAATCATTATCGCCCCATAATTCTTTCAAATCTCACAAAGGACCTGAATAAACCGGAATATGTGCTGTTGCAGCAGAAGCTTACAGAACTGGCGATTACCCTGCTGCAAAATGAAAATAGCATTCTTCCGCTGAAGCGGCTTGATACATTGAAAATCGCTTCCGTTGTTCTGAGCAGTGAAAAGGATACGGCATTCAGTGATGCATTGAACCTGTATATGCCCGTTAAAAAGTTTTTCCTGGATGGTAAGGATATACGGAAAACGGACAGTGTGTATCATGAACTTCGGAAATATAATCTTGTCATAGCCAGCGTTCATGGTAATTCGGTCAGTCCCGCCAATCAATATGGCATTAGTGACACGCTGATCACCATTGCCGATTCTCTTTCATCAGGCTATAAGGTGATACTCGACCTTTTTACAAGTCCCTACACTATAAGTCGTTTCACGAATCTGGATAAAGTAAAGGGCCTTATTGTTTCATATGAGAATTCAGCACAGGTTCAGAACCGTTCAGCCCAGGCTATTTTCGGAGCTGCCGGCATTAATGGTACCCTTCCTGTAAGCTGCGAATCATGGAAAGCAATTAAGTCAGGTATTCCCATGGCCGGATGCGGCAGACTGAAATTTACAATTCCTCTTGAGGTGGGGATGAGCCAGGATACACTCGACAAGATTGATGCAATAATTCAAAAAGCTATGGATTACCAGGCATTTCCGGGATGTGAAGTTGTCGTTGCAAGGAAAGGCAAAGTAATCCTGAATAAAACATGGGGGTACCACGAATACAACCATAACCGGCCGGTAAAAAGCTCCGACTTGTATGACCTGGCATCGGTAACCAAGGTGGCGGCCACAACACAGGCCATGATGCACCTTGTTGACGAGGGTTGCGTGGGAATTAACCAGAAACTTTCGGCCTACCTGCCATACCTTGAAAAAACAAATAAAAAGAATTTATACGTTGCTGATGTGTTGCTCCACCAGTCGGGTCTTCAGCCATTTATCCAGTTTTATTTCGACACAGAGGAACCTGTTTTTAAAGGAAACATCCTTGTAGCCCCGTCTTTGTCGGATGTTAACCCTATTAAAATTGGGAACGGGCAATACCTTAACCGGTATACACAGTTTAAAAACAACATCATATCGCGTAAGCCATCCGGGCAATTTCCGTATTGTGTGGCAGATAACATTTACATCTGTAAAAGCTGGCCCGACACCATGTACAATGGCATATCCGCTTCACCTCTGAGGGAAAAGAAAGAATATGTTTACAGCGATCTCGGCTTTATTCTTTTAAGGCAGATGATTGACACGATTACCCGGGTTCCGTTTGACCGGCTTGTTGACTCCCTGTTTTACAGGCGACTTGGTGCGGGAAGTCTCTGCTTTAACCCGTTACACCGGTTCGACATGGATGAAATCGCACCCACAGAGGATGACCAGTTATTCAGGCATCAGCTGGTTCACGGGTATGTTCACGATCCCCGTGCAGCCATGTTCGGAGGCATATCAGGACATGCCGGCTTATTTGGAAATGCGGTTGACCTGGCCAAACTTTTCCAGATGATGCTGAATGGGGGAGAGTACGCAAGTGAAAGATACCTGGGAGAAAAAACAATAGAACTTTTTACGAAAGACCGGATGGGTATTAAAGGAAGCCGGAGGGGACTGGGTTTCGATAAACCGGAACCCGATGTGACAAAGGCAAGCCCGGCATGCCGCAGCGCATCCGACCTGAGTTATGGTCACACCGGTTTTACCGGTACCATGATTTGGGTGGACCCTGCTTATGACCTTGTGTATATATTTCTGTCGAACAGGGTATACCCGAATGCCGAAAATAACAGGATAATTGAAATGAATGTGCGCACTGATGTTCAGCAGGTTCTGTATAATGCCATCATGGAAAAGTAA
- a CDS encoding [Fe-Fe] hydrogenase large subunit C-terminal domain-containing protein, which translates to MVPEPLVNLDEKLCTKCYACVRTCPVKAIHLLADDSFPQVNNNWCIGCGDCIKVCEPGALSYRSSIDEARQLFESGDKIVALVSPSIAAEFDDISDHRKFVTMIKSLGVHHVHEISFAIDLLAYKYLSLLNDFRGRYYIASIDPVVVNFIEKFHPNLISNLTPLQTPMITMAKIVRSIYTDDIKILYIGPQIATKNEALRHDGDGRVDVVITFEELRKLFAIYSIDESNLEFSSVDGPISYKGSLFPLTNGFAQAADMDENLLTASMFSIEGKEAMLSAIAQFEANITTIQRHFYISFGNGLDGPGMTKRGNRWYKEFQVIKYANKRIQNFFRVEWYDNLQKYMELDLTRTFNSDDQRLPMPGQEKIAEILRDLGKPENNPVACLECGYSSCIDFARDIANGITIPEMCISYARRSSKQFESSLHELNEKLAQARKALKESEAKTKFEKESASQASELTNAMLEKLRAGVVIVDHLLKIVKANATFTTILGEEAEQINEVIPGLTGADLNKLVPSHLVNLFSYVISENESIENRDIKVGDELLNVSIFPIEKGKIAGGIIRDMRAPEVQRAEVINRITEVIDRNLEMVQKIGFLLGEGATDIEHMLNSIIEFYKGEGHKK; encoded by the coding sequence ATGGTGCCTGAACCACTGGTCAATCTGGATGAAAAGCTGTGCACTAAGTGCTATGCCTGCGTCAGAACGTGCCCCGTAAAGGCCATTCATTTGCTTGCGGATGACTCGTTCCCCCAAGTGAATAATAACTGGTGTATCGGTTGCGGCGATTGCATCAAGGTTTGTGAACCCGGTGCACTTAGCTATCGCAGTTCAATCGACGAAGCCAGGCAGTTATTCGAATCGGGTGACAAAATCGTGGCTTTGGTTTCTCCAAGTATTGCTGCTGAATTTGATGACATATCCGATCACCGGAAATTTGTCACCATGATCAAGTCACTCGGTGTGCATCATGTGCATGAGATATCCTTTGCAATTGACCTTTTAGCCTATAAATACCTGAGTTTGCTGAATGATTTCAGGGGACGCTACTATATTGCCTCAATTGATCCGGTTGTTGTAAACTTTATCGAAAAATTCCATCCCAACCTGATCAGTAACCTGACGCCTCTCCAAACGCCCATGATCACAATGGCAAAGATTGTCAGATCAATTTATACAGATGACATTAAAATATTGTATATAGGGCCCCAGATTGCCACTAAAAATGAAGCCTTACGGCATGACGGTGATGGCAGGGTGGATGTGGTTATCACTTTTGAAGAATTAAGGAAACTGTTTGCCATATACAGTATTGACGAATCAAACCTTGAATTTTCTTCTGTTGATGGTCCTATCAGCTATAAGGGTTCCCTGTTTCCTCTCACAAACGGTTTTGCACAGGCAGCAGATATGGATGAGAACCTTTTGACGGCAAGCATGTTCTCAATCGAAGGCAAGGAAGCCATGTTGTCGGCTATCGCCCAGTTTGAGGCTAATATCACAACAATCCAGCGTCATTTTTATATCAGTTTTGGGAACGGCCTCGACGGACCGGGTATGACCAAAAGAGGTAACCGATGGTACAAGGAATTCCAGGTGATCAAGTATGCAAACAAGCGCATTCAGAACTTCTTCCGGGTGGAATGGTATGATAACCTGCAGAAATATATGGAATTAGACCTTACAAGGACATTTAATTCAGATGATCAGCGGTTACCGATGCCTGGCCAGGAAAAAATAGCTGAAATACTCCGTGACCTGGGTAAACCCGAAAATAACCCTGTAGCATGCCTTGAATGCGGATATTCGAGCTGTATTGATTTTGCAAGGGATATTGCCAACGGCATTACGATTCCTGAAATGTGTATTTCATATGCACGCCGCAGCAGCAAACAATTTGAGTCATCACTTCATGAACTGAACGAAAAGCTGGCCCAGGCGCGCAAGGCATTGAAAGAATCCGAGGCAAAAACAAAATTTGAAAAGGAAAGTGCTTCGCAGGCATCTGAGCTTACCAACGCCATGCTCGAAAAACTAAGGGCCGGTGTTGTAATCGTCGACCATTTGCTCAAGATTGTAAAGGCTAACGCCACATTCACAACCATCCTGGGTGAAGAGGCCGAGCAAATCAATGAAGTGATCCCGGGTCTTACGGGCGCCGATCTGAATAAACTGGTCCCGTCACACCTGGTAAACCTGTTTTCGTATGTTATATCGGAGAATGAAAGCATTGAAAACAGGGATATAAAAGTGGGGGATGAATTGCTCAACGTTTCTATTTTCCCTATCGAGAAAGGAAAGATAGCAGGCGGCATCATCAGGGATATGCGAGCCCCCGAAGTTCAGCGCGCAGAAGTGATTAACCGGATCACGGAGGTAATCGACAGGAATCTTGAAATGGTTCAGAAAATAGGCTTTCTTTTAGGTGAAGGCGCTACCGACATTGAACATATGTTGAATTCGATTATAGAATTTTATAAAGGCGAGGGGCACAAGAAGTAA
- a CDS encoding NAD(P)H-dependent oxidoreductase subunit E: MNHRREIIICLGSSCFARGNKNILKIVQRYIVQHGLTEKVLFKGDHCFGECNIGPNLKIGGKVYNEVSEENIHHILAEGLHDLLK; encoded by the coding sequence ATGAATCATCGCAGAGAAATCATCATTTGTCTTGGTAGTTCATGTTTTGCACGGGGAAATAAGAACATTCTGAAAATTGTTCAGCGATATATCGTTCAGCATGGTCTCACCGAAAAGGTATTATTCAAGGGAGATCATTGTTTTGGGGAGTGCAATATTGGTCCGAATTTGAAAATCGGAGGCAAAGTATACAACGAAGTGTCCGAAGAAAACATTCATCATATTCTTGCTGAAGGACTGCATGATTTATTAAAATAA
- a CDS encoding redox-sensing transcriptional repressor Rex produces the protein MRQVVNSYFLYFSFINSYMMNSLPEKTIERLSEYRRTLFRCLDEGKTHIFSHELADLHNITAVQVRRDIMFMGYASQGRKGYDITELIQVIGKILDPTDVLNIAIVGYGHLGKAISSYLLNRRPNLKIVAAFDIDPKKIGSNSVVTCYSVDRLREIISASNISLALLTVSAAAAQQMAKALVASGIKGILNFTSANLSVPPDIYLEEYDMITLLEKVAYFVKMAERLS, from the coding sequence ATGCGTCAAGTTGTAAATAGTTATTTTTTGTATTTTAGCTTTATCAACTCATACATGATGAACAGCCTTCCTGAAAAAACAATTGAGCGTTTGAGCGAGTACAGGCGAACCCTGTTCCGGTGCCTTGACGAAGGTAAAACTCATATTTTTTCACACGAACTTGCTGATTTGCATAATATAACTGCCGTGCAGGTCAGGCGCGATATTATGTTCATGGGCTATGCCAGCCAGGGTCGTAAAGGCTACGATATTACTGAACTGATCCAGGTTATTGGGAAAATTCTTGACCCTACGGATGTTTTAAATATAGCTATTGTGGGTTACGGCCATCTTGGAAAGGCAATTTCTTCGTACCTTTTAAACAGGAGGCCTAATCTGAAGATTGTAGCAGCCTTTGATATCGATCCGAAAAAAATCGGATCCAATTCGGTTGTTACCTGTTATTCGGTTGACCGCCTAAGGGAAATAATTTCAGCCAGCAATATTTCACTCGCATTGCTTACCGTTTCAGCCGCAGCGGCCCAACAAATGGCAAAAGCCCTTGTAGCTTCAGGAATAAAAGGTATTCTCAACTTTACATCGGCCAACCTGAGCGTACCTCCTGATATTTACCTTGAAGAATATGATATGATCACTTTGCTTGAAAAGGTAGCCTATTTTGTTAAAATGGCCGAACGCCTTTCATGA
- a CDS encoding Gfo/Idh/MocA family oxidoreductase — protein MDKIRVGILSYGMSGKVFHCPLLHVLPGYEMKKIMQRSSNDALERYPYVTIVRTADEIIQDPEIDLVLVNTPDHTHFEYSKAALLAGKHVVVEKPFIHEISEGEELIRISREQNRILTVFQSRRWEGDFLTIRKIIESRMVGRLVEYIAHFDRFRNFIRDSWKEKAELKASTLYNLGSHLIDQSLFLFGMPDAVYADLRKQRTGSLVDDLFDLNLYYADLKVSLKSSYLVREPGPRFMLHGTEGSYVKYGTDPQEEALIAGRYPDEPDWGREPEANWGILNTTVNGIHFRGRVETYAGCYQDFYKNLFETIVNGAELAVKPEEALNVIRIIKAALESHERRSAILTK, from the coding sequence ATGGATAAAATCCGTGTTGGTATTCTTTCGTATGGCATGTCGGGTAAGGTTTTCCATTGCCCGTTGCTGCATGTGCTTCCCGGTTATGAAATGAAAAAAATCATGCAACGCTCATCAAACGATGCACTTGAAAGATATCCGTATGTAACCATTGTAAGGACTGCAGATGAAATTATTCAGGATCCTGAGATAGACCTGGTACTTGTGAACACACCGGATCATACACATTTTGAATACTCAAAAGCAGCCCTTCTGGCTGGAAAACACGTAGTGGTTGAGAAGCCTTTTATTCATGAAATTAGTGAAGGAGAAGAACTCATCCGGATTTCGCGCGAGCAGAACCGGATTTTGACCGTATTTCAAAGCAGGCGTTGGGAAGGTGATTTTCTTACAATAAGAAAAATAATAGAAAGCAGGATGGTGGGCCGGCTTGTAGAGTATATAGCGCATTTCGACAGGTTCAGAAATTTTATCAGGGATTCATGGAAAGAGAAAGCGGAATTGAAAGCCAGTACACTGTATAACCTGGGTTCTCACCTGATTGACCAGAGTCTTTTTCTTTTCGGCATGCCGGATGCTGTTTATGCCGATTTGCGCAAGCAACGCACAGGATCGCTTGTTGATGACCTGTTTGACCTGAATTTATATTATGCGGACCTTAAAGTTTCTCTGAAAAGCAGTTACCTGGTGCGCGAACCCGGGCCAAGGTTTATGCTTCACGGAACTGAAGGATCCTATGTTAAATATGGCACTGATCCGCAGGAGGAAGCGCTGATTGCCGGCCGGTATCCCGATGAACCCGATTGGGGCAGGGAACCGGAAGCCAATTGGGGAATTCTGAATACAACTGTGAATGGAATCCATTTCAGGGGACGTGTTGAGACTTACGCAGGGTGTTACCAGGATTTTTATAAAAACTTATTTGAGACCATTGTCAATGGTGCCGAACTGGCTGTCAAGCCTGAAGAAGCATTGAATGTCATACGCATAATTAAAGCTGCCCTCGAAAGTCATGAAAGGCGTTCGGCCATTTTAACAAAATAG
- a CDS encoding magnesium transporter CorA family protein, producing MITYWTYNNGFTAVESFSKNDWISVTNPTEDEIEFLTGKLKVPPEELNDILDVDERARSEMDESWFTIIIRIPVANSQNGIPYTTVPLGILVSNNLIITICQTKNELVPAMLRNKKVDFNNKANFIMQIFLQVANLYMHYLKLINIQVGDIEKDLEKSTKNEELHKMLRMEKCLVYFMTSLRSNDILIAKLRNSKYIKALDLDEDLVEDVIIENRQAIEMANIYSDIQSGMMDAFASVISNNLNVVMKQVAIITIILMIPTFIASLYGMNVPNNFENNPWGFALVVLMCLGAASFGVLLFRRKNWF from the coding sequence ATGATTACCTATTGGACTTACAACAATGGCTTTACTGCCGTAGAATCATTCTCAAAAAACGACTGGATTTCCGTAACCAACCCTACGGAAGATGAAATTGAATTCCTGACCGGAAAGCTCAAAGTTCCTCCTGAAGAACTTAATGACATCCTTGACGTAGATGAAAGAGCACGCAGTGAAATGGATGAGTCCTGGTTCACCATCATTATCCGTATTCCTGTAGCCAATTCACAAAATGGCATTCCTTACACAACCGTTCCTCTTGGAATTCTGGTTTCGAACAACCTCATAATCACTATTTGCCAGACCAAAAATGAATTGGTACCGGCAATGCTTCGCAATAAAAAAGTTGATTTTAATAATAAGGCTAATTTTATCATGCAGATATTCCTGCAGGTTGCCAATTTGTATATGCATTATCTCAAACTGATCAACATCCAGGTTGGAGATATTGAAAAGGATCTTGAAAAATCAACAAAGAACGAGGAATTGCATAAGATGCTCCGTATGGAAAAGTGCCTTGTATACTTTATGACTTCATTGCGATCAAATGACATTCTGATTGCCAAGCTCCGCAATTCAAAGTACATTAAAGCGCTTGACCTGGATGAGGATCTTGTTGAGGACGTAATTATCGAAAATCGCCAGGCTATTGAGATGGCCAATATATACAGCGATATTCAGAGTGGTATGATGGATGCGTTTGCCAGTGTGATTTCGAATAACCTGAACGTGGTGATGAAACAGGTTGCCATTATTACTATTATTCTTATGATTCCCACATTCATTGCAAGTCTTTACGGTATGAATGTTCCCAACAATTTTGAAAACAACCCGTGGGGCTTTGCATTGGTAGTTTTGATGTGTCTTGGTGCGGCATCCTTTGGTGTGCTTCTGTTCAGAAGAAAGAACTGGTTTTAA